The Caldilineales bacterium genome has a window encoding:
- a CDS encoding type II toxin-antitoxin system MqsA family antitoxin, protein MSKASIRRAVRLGRYEYSTLALAEMDENNSSDFCEYCHTPLGAAEKHVTVYRHRLGQHIIFEHVPARVCSRCGERYFSAAVVREMERLMQAPPQTAPRLSVPVLEFA, encoded by the coding sequence ATGAGCAAGGCATCGATTCGTCGGGCGGTTCGCTTGGGCCGCTACGAATACTCGACCCTTGCCCTCGCCGAAATGGATGAAAACAACTCAAGCGATTTCTGCGAATACTGTCACACCCCTCTAGGAGCCGCCGAAAAGCACGTTACCGTCTATCGGCATCGGCTGGGCCAGCACATCATCTTCGAACATGTCCCCGCGCGGGTGTGTTCCCGCTGCGGAGAACGCTATTTTTCGGCAGCAGTGGTGCGCGAGATGGAACGGCTGATGCAGGCGCCGCCGCAGACAGCGCCGCGACTGTCAGTTCCGGTGTTGGAGTTTGCTTGA